A DNA window from Cervus canadensis isolate Bull #8, Minnesota chromosome 30, ASM1932006v1, whole genome shotgun sequence contains the following coding sequences:
- the REEP4 gene encoding receptor expression-enhancing protein 4 isoform X1 produces MVSWMICRLVVLVFGMLYPAYASYKAVKTKNIREYVRWMMYWIVFALFMAVETFTDIFISWFPFYYEIKMAFVLWLLSPYTRGASMLYRKFVHPSLSRHEKEIDTYIVQAKERSYETVLSFGKRGLNIAASAAVQAAAKSQGALAGRLRSFSMQDLRTIPDGPAPTYQDPLYLEDQVPRRRPPIGEWAEGPGTVPPRERDGVFPQGRGKAGSAGPQTVSMPSFASRLLLLHTGYGAGGLRDSDTDNECWSDTEVVPQPPARPREKPLGRSQSLRVVKRKPLAREGTSRSLKVRTRKKTAPSDMDS; encoded by the exons ATGGTGTCCTGGATGATCTGTCGCCTGGTGGT GCTGGTGTTTGGGATGCTGTACCCAGCTTATGCTTCCTACAAGGCTGTGAAGACCAAGAACATTCGTGAATAT GTCCGATGGATGATGTACTGGATCGTCTTTGCACTCTTCATGGCGGTGGAGACCTTCACGGACATCTTTATTTCCTG GTTCCCTTTCTACTACGAGATCAAGATGGCGTTTGTGCTGTGGCTGCTTTCTCCCTACACCAGGGGGGCCAGCATGCTTTACCGAAAGTTTGTCCACCCATCCTTGTCTCGCCATGAGAAG GAAATCGACACCTACATAGTGCAGGCCAAGGAGCGCAGCTACGAGACGGTGCTCAGCTTCGGGAAGCGGGGCCTCAACATTGCTGCCTCTGCTGCTGTGCAGGCCGCCGCTAAG AGTCAGGGTGCACTGGCCGGGAGGCTGCGGAGCTTCTCCATGCAGGACCTGCGAACCATCCCGGATGGCCCCGCCCCCACCTACCAGGATCCCCTCTACCTGGAGGACCAGGTACCCCGCCGCAGGCCACCCATCGGTGAGTGGGCAGAGGGACCCGGAACTGTGCCCCCCAGAGAGAGGGATGGCGTCTTCCCCCAGGGCCGGGGGAAAGCTGGGTCAGCCGGCCCTCAGACTGTGTCAATGCCTAGCTTTGCCTCCCGGCTCCTTCTCCTCCACACAGGGTACGGGGCAGGGGGCCTGCGAGACAGTGACACCGATAATGAGTGTTGGTCTGACACAGAAGTGGTCCCCCAGCCACCAGCCCGGCCCCGAGAGAAGCCGCTGGGCCGTAGCCAGAGCCTGCGTGTGGTCAAGAGGAAGCCTCTGGCCCGGGAG GGCACCTCGCGCTCCCTGAAGGTTCGGACAAGGAAAAAGACCGCACCCTCAGACATGGACAGCTAG
- the REEP4 gene encoding receptor expression-enhancing protein 4 isoform X2 produces the protein MVSWMICRLVVLVFGMLYPAYASYKAVKTKNIREYVRWMMYWIVFALFMAVETFTDIFISWFPFYYEIKMAFVLWLLSPYTRGASMLYRKFVHPSLSRHEKEIDTYIVQAKERSYETVLSFGKRGLNIAASAAVQAAAKSQGALAGRLRSFSMQDLRTIPDGPAPTYQDPLYLEDQVPRRRPPIGYGAGGLRDSDTDNECWSDTEVVPQPPARPREKPLGRSQSLRVVKRKPLAREGTSRSLKVRTRKKTAPSDMDS, from the exons ATGGTGTCCTGGATGATCTGTCGCCTGGTGGT GCTGGTGTTTGGGATGCTGTACCCAGCTTATGCTTCCTACAAGGCTGTGAAGACCAAGAACATTCGTGAATAT GTCCGATGGATGATGTACTGGATCGTCTTTGCACTCTTCATGGCGGTGGAGACCTTCACGGACATCTTTATTTCCTG GTTCCCTTTCTACTACGAGATCAAGATGGCGTTTGTGCTGTGGCTGCTTTCTCCCTACACCAGGGGGGCCAGCATGCTTTACCGAAAGTTTGTCCACCCATCCTTGTCTCGCCATGAGAAG GAAATCGACACCTACATAGTGCAGGCCAAGGAGCGCAGCTACGAGACGGTGCTCAGCTTCGGGAAGCGGGGCCTCAACATTGCTGCCTCTGCTGCTGTGCAGGCCGCCGCTAAG AGTCAGGGTGCACTGGCCGGGAGGCTGCGGAGCTTCTCCATGCAGGACCTGCGAACCATCCCGGATGGCCCCGCCCCCACCTACCAGGATCCCCTCTACCTGGAGGACCAGGTACCCCGCCGCAGGCCACCCATCG GGTACGGGGCAGGGGGCCTGCGAGACAGTGACACCGATAATGAGTGTTGGTCTGACACAGAAGTGGTCCCCCAGCCACCAGCCCGGCCCCGAGAGAAGCCGCTGGGCCGTAGCCAGAGCCTGCGTGTGGTCAAGAGGAAGCCTCTGGCCCGGGAG GGCACCTCGCGCTCCCTGAAGGTTCGGACAAGGAAAAAGACCGCACCCTCAGACATGGACAGCTAG
- the HRURF gene encoding HR upstream open reading frame, with product MAQPTASAQKLVRPIRAVCRILQIPESDPSNLRP from the coding sequence ATGGCGCAACCCACGGCCTCGGCCCAGAAGCTGGTGCGGCCGATCCGCGCCGTGTGCCGCATCCTGCAGATCCCGGAGTCCGACCCCTCCAACCTGCGGCCCTAG